GCATCGGCCGCATCGTGGCCCAGGCCCGGGCGGCGGTGCCCGGCGAGGTGGCGGGCCTCGCGCCGGCGCCCGAGGCGCAGGCCCCCGCGGCTTTCGTCGCGCCGGCTCCGGTCGCGCCCCAGGTCGCCCCCGTGCCGCCGCCCGCGCCCGAGCCGCGGCCGGTCTCCACCGGCGAGCGCCTCGGCGCCGCCGCCGCCGCCGCCCGTGCGCTGAGCGAGCGGGCCCTGAGCCGCCTGCAGGCCCAGGCCGCATGACCCTCGCGCTGCTCCTGCGCCGCTTCGCCGGGCTGCCGCCGGCCGCACTCCCGGCCGGCGCCGCGCCCGGTGGCGCCCCCCCGGCGGCGGCCGGAGCCGGCGCGACCAGCCCCGCGACCCGGAAGCCCGCCGCCCAGAAGCCCGCCGCCAATCCCGCGGCTCCCAAGCCGGCCGCGCGGCCTGCCGCCGGCACGCTGCCGGCCAAGCTCCCGCAGGCGCCCGCCTCCGTCGCCGTCCTGGTGCAGCGCCTCCTCGCGACGCCGGCCTGGCGCGGGCCGATGATCCGCCTGCGCCTCGTCGACGCGGTGGCGGTGGCGGCCTCGGGTCTGCTGCTCCTGAAGGTGCTCGCCGTGCTCGATGCCGGGCCCTCGACCGGGGCGCGCTTCGCCGAGCTCCTGGTCCATGCCCGCTCCGGCTACGAGCCCCTCGACCCGACGATCACCGGCTCGCTCGCGGCGAAGGAGGCGCCCAAGGACGCCTCCAAGGAGCCGGCCGCTGCCGCGCGCCCGCCCGAGCCGTCGCGGCCGGCCGCCGAGCCGGCCTCGCCCTCCGAACGGGCGATCCTCGAGAAGCTCGGCGCCCGCCGCGACGCGCTCCAGCAGCGCTCGCGCGACCTCGAGACCCGCGAGCAGCTGATCGAGAACGCCGAGCGCAAGCTCGAGACCCGCATCAACGACCTCAAGACCCTGGAGCAGAAGGGCGACGACGCGGCGGCCAAGCGCGCGGAAGCCGAGGCCGCGGGGCTCAAGTCCCTGGTCACGATGTACGAGACGATGAAGCCCAAGGAGGCCGCCCGGGTCTTCGACCGGCTGAAGCTCGACGTGCTGGTGCCAGTGGTGGTCGGCATGAACCCGCGCAAGATGGCCGAGGTGCTGGCGGTGATGCAGCCCGACGCGGCCGAGCGCCTGACCGTGGCGCTCGCCCAGCGCGCCCGCGGCGCCGGCAGCCCGAAATCCGCGGCGGCCGCTCCGGGCCTGCCCCCCGGCGAGCTGCCGGCGATCGACGGGACGCGCTAGAGCGGCCCGGTTTAAGCCCTCGTTAGCCGTGTGGCGGCATGGTGCCGGCTCGGGATTTTCGGGCGGACACCATGGGATCGACGGGCAGGAGCCGCCGCGCGGCGGCGCTGATGGCGCTGGCGGCGTTGGCCCGGGGCCGGCGCGGCCGAGGCGGCGCAGCTCGTCGCGATCCAGGGCAGCGAGCAGAAGAATTTCGGGCGCATCGCCCTCACCTTCGACCACGGCGTGAAGGTGGCCGCCAAGGTCACCGGCGGCGTGCTGGTGGTGACGTTCCGCGAACCGGTGACCGGCCAGCGCGACCGCCTGGCCGCCGAGATGCCGGCCTACGTGGCGCAGGTCCGCCGCGACCCCGACGGCGCCGGCATGCGCGTCGCGCTCCAGGCGCCCTACCGGATCAACGTGCTGGAGGCCGGCGAGCGGGTCTTCATCGACCTGATGCCCGAGGGCTGGACCGGCCTGCCGCCGGGCCTGCCGCCGGAGGTCCTGGCCGACCTCAACCGGCGGGCCGAGGAGCTGAGCGAGCGCCTGCGCCGCGAGGCCGCCCAGAAGGCCCGGCGCGCGGTGCCGCTGCGCCTCGAGGCGGCGAACCTGCCGACCCTGTCCCGCCTCTCGGTGCGCCTGCCGCGGGACACCGAGGTGGGCCTGGAGCGCGCCGGCTCCGAGATCCGCCTGCGCATCCCCGGCACCTACACGGTCGACGCCGCGGAGGCCCGTGCCGCCCTGGTGAGCGCCGTGGCGAAGTTCGGCGTCGAGGCCGGGCCTGAGGCGGCCCGGCTGACCCTGAAGCTCGCCGAGGGCTACACCGCGGACGGCTACCGCGAGGAGGACGCGTACGTCCTCGACCTCGTCAGGCCGGGCGCCAAGGCTGCCGGGGAGAAGGCTGCCGGGGAGAAGGCGGCGGGCGCCAAGCCGCCGGCATCCGAGGCCCCGCAGGCGGAGCCGCCCGCTCCGCCCGCCGCCTCCGCGCCGCCGCCTCAGGTCCAGGCCCGGGCCGAATTCCGTCCGCCGGCCGAGGCGCCCGCCCCCGCCCCGGCCGAGCCGCCGGCGGCCGCCGGCCCGGTCCAGGCCCGCATCGTCCGGTCCGGCCCGGCCTTCCGGATCGCCTTCCCGTTCGCGGCCCGGCCGCCCGCGGCCCTGTTCGAGCGCGGCGGCATCGCCACCCTGGTCTTCGAGACCTCCGGCACGGTCGGCCTGCCGGCGCTGCCGGCGGGCGCGCCGGCGAGCCTCGCCGAGGGGCCGTGGGTGGAGGGCGCGTTCACGGCGATGCGCCTGCGGCTCGATCCCGGCATCCTCGCCCAGCTCGCGGCGGGGGAGGGGCAGGGCTGGGATCTGGTGCTCGGCGACGGCAGCGCGCCGGGCGGCGACCTCCTGGCGCCGCAGCGCAGCGCCGATCCCTCCGGCAAGCCCGCGGTCACGGTGCCGCTTGCCCGCCCCGGCGGCGCGCTGTGGCTGGAGCGCGACGGCGAGCGCATCGCCGTGGTGACCGCCCGCGGCCCCCGCATCGCCGGAGTGCCGAAGCGCGGCCGCTTCGTCGAGTTCGAGATCCTGCCGAGTCGCCAGGGCGTGGCCGTGCTGGCGGCGGCGGACGACCTCGCGGTGCGCCCCGGCCTCAACGACGTGACGATCACCCGCTCGGGCGGCCTGTCGGTCTCGCCGGCGGTGGCGGAGGCGCCGGAGGCGGGCGCCCACGCCGCCGCCCTGATGGTGCAGCCGGAGCGCTGGCGCGAGGACCAGCGCGGCGACGTGCGCGCCCGCATCCGCGCCGCCGAGGCCGCCGCGGCCGCGGCCGAGCGGCCGGCCCGCTCCGCCGCCCGCCTCGACCTCGCCCGGGTGCTCCTCGCCAACGGCTTCTCGTCCGAGGCCTCCGGCGTCCTCGCCTACGCCGCCCGGGAGGATGCGGCCCTCGCCGCGGAGCGGCCGGCGCGGCTCCTCTCGGCGATCGCCGCCCTGCGCATGGGGCAGGACGCCCGGGCGGCCGGGTTCCTCGGCCCCGACGCCAGGCAGGGCCTGGACCCCGAGACGCGGGTGTGGCGCGGGCTCCTCGATGCCCGGGGCCGGCGCAGCGGCCCGGCGCTCGCCGCCTTCAAGGCCGGCCTGCCGGTGATCGAGGCCTATCCGGACGACCTGCAGCTGCCGCTCTACCTCGCGGCCGCCGAGGTCGCCCTCGACGCCAAGGACCCGGCTTTCGCCCAGCGGGCGCTCACCGCCGTGACGCCGCTCGCCGATGGCGCGCTCCCGCGCGACCGGCTCGCCTTCCTCAAGGCGCGCTTCGCCGAGGCGATCGGCCAGGACGGCGAGGCCCGCCGCGGCTACCAGCAGCTCGCCGAGACCGGCGCGCCGCCGGTCGCCGCCGACGCGACCCTGCGGGTCGTCGATCTCGGGCGGGCCACCGGCACGATGACCCCCGAGGCCGCGATCGACCGCCTCGAGCGCCTGACCCTGACCTGGCACGGCGAGGCCGAGGCCGAGGCCTTCGCCCGGCTCGGCCGGCTCTATGCCGGGGCCGGGCGCTGGCGCGACGCCTTCGCGACCGCGCGCAAGGCCAACCGCCTCTATCCCGACCACCCGGCGACCCGCGGCCTGCACGACGAGACGGTGTCGCTGTTCTCGGCCCTGTTCCTGTCGGACCGGGGCGCGAGCCTCGGGCGCATCGAGGCCCTGGCGCTGTTCTACGACTTCAAGGAGTTCACGCCGGTCGGCCGCCAGGGCGACGAGATCGTGCGGCGCCTGGCCGACCGCCTCGTCGCCCTCGACCTCCTGGACGCCGCGGGCGACCTCCTCCAGCACCAGGTCGACAACCGCCTCGCCGGCGCGGCGCGGGCGAGCGTCGCGGCCAGGCTCGCCACAGTCCGGCTGATGGAGGGCGAGCCGCTCAAGGCGCTCAAGGTCCTGCAGAACACCCGCCTGCCGGAGCTGCCGGCCCAGATCCGCGACGCGCGCCTGCTGCTCGAGGCCCGCGCCCTGTCCGACCTGTCGCGCACCGACCTCGCGCTCGAACTGCTCGAGGGCACGGCCGGCCCGGAGGCTGCGCACCTGCGCGGCGACATCCTGTGGAGCGCCCGGCGCTGGCGCGACGCCGGCGAGGCGCACGAGGCGATGCTGGGGACGCGCTGGCGCGAATCCGGCCCGCTCTCCGATCCCGAACGCGCCGACGTGATGCGCGCGGCGATCGGCTACGCGCTCGCCGAGGATTCGTTGAGCCTCGACCGCCTGCGCACCAAGTACACCCCGAAGATGGCCGACAGCCCCGACGCCCGGACCTTCGGCCTCGTCGCGGCGCCCAACGCCGCCGGGACCGCGGCCTTCCGCAGCCTCGTGCGCCAGGCGACGAGCGCCGAGACCCTGACCGAGTTCCTGCGCGCCTACCGCGCCCGCTACCCCGAGAGCGCCGCCCCCGAGCGGCCGAAGCCCGACGCCGCCGCGGCGCCGGGAACGGGACCCGAGGCCCGCGGCGCCGGCGGGCCGGCGCCGGGCTGAGCCTCGCGACCGGCCGGTGTCGCGGGTCGGCGCCGGAGGCGAAGCCCGACCGCCTGCCCGCGCGACGGGACGGAAGAGGCCCTACAGAACCCGGCGCAGGGCCGCGACGCAGCGTTCCACGTCGTCCCCGTCGGACCAGGCGTGCGGACTGAGCCGCAGCGCCCCGGATCGTTCGCTCGCGAAGACGCCCGCCTCCCGCAGGCGATCCGTCAGGCCGGGGGGCAGCCCGCCCGGCGCGCGCAGCCCGAGGACGTTCGGCACGCGCAGGTGCCCCGGCGCCGCCGATAAGCCGAGCCCGCAGGCTTCCTCCGCCAGACGGTCGGTGAGGCGACGCAGCCGGGCCGCCACCGCCGCCGGGTCCCAGGACAGGATCAGCTCGAGGCCGGTCGCCGCCATCGGCAGCAGCACCGGGTCGTTCAGCTCGCCCCGGTCGTAGCGCCTGGCACCCGCCGCGGGCGGGCGGTTGCCGGCGTTCTCCTCGATCGGAGCGCCGTCCTGCCGGCGCGGCGCGGCGTACAGGAAGGCGAGCCCGTAGGGCCCGAGCGTCCACTTGTAGGTCGGGAAGGCCAGGAAGTCGGGGCGCCAGCGGCCGACATCCACCGGCCGGGCCCCCGCCGTCTGGGTCGCGTCGATCACCAGGGCGGCGCCGGAGGCGTGGACGGCCGGCGCGAGGCGGTCGAGGTCGATCAGCCCGCCGTCGGTCCAGTGCGACGGGGTCAGGGTCGCGATCGCCATGGGCGGTGCCCCGGGGCGCCCGATCGCCTCCAGCAGGGCCGCCGTCCAGTCGCCGTCCCCGGGGCGGGGAACCTCCTCGACGACCAGGTCCCGCGCGCGCGCGAGCCGGTCGAAGGCGTAGCACAGCGACGGGAACTCGTCCGCGACGCGCAGCACGCGCCCGCCCGGCGCGACGGCCAGGTTCGCGGCGGCGGTGGCCATCGCGTGGCTCACGGACCCGACGATCGCCACGTCGTCCGCGGCCGCGCCGACGAGCCGGGCCGCCGCCGCCCGCGCCCGCTCGGCCTGGGCCGGCACCGCCTCGCGCGGGTGCGCCCAGGGCCGGCTCTTCACGAGCAGGCCCGCCTCCCCGGCCTCGCGGACCGCCCGGGGCAGCGGCGACCACGCCGCCGCGTCGAGGTAGCTGACGTCGTCGGGAACCTCGAACAGGTGCCGCTGGCACGGCAGGGGAGCGATGGTGGTCATGGGGGCACCTTGCATCCGTTCGCCCGGGCACGCGAGGCGGGGTGCGTGGGGGTTTAAACTGACGGAGGGACAGGATCGGACCTCGCGCATCCTACGACGAGGCGGCGCGTAGCAGGAAAGTGGTCGATGGCTGAGCAGATTTCACGCAATAGACGCCGGGTTTGCGACGAAATTTCTACAAGACAAAAGCATGGCAGGCCAAAGATTGGCTTGCCATGGTGCACGCCCCGGCGCAATGCCCGGGATCGTCAGGCTTGTCCCACCTGCGACCTCATCCTGAGGTGCTGCTGCTTGCAGCAGCCTCGAAGGAGGGCTCCAGAAATCTCCGCGATCCCTGGAGCGCTCCTTCGAGGCCGCTACGCGGCACCTCAGGATGAGGTTCTGGATGGGAGGGGCTGACACGCAGCCAGACAGCCCCTGCCGTGTACCGTGAAGCCTGCTGAGTCGAGCCCGCGTGCCGTCGAGCCCCAGGGTTAGACCTCGCCCTCGCCCGCCGGGGCGGGCTTGCGCGGCCGCGGCTCCCCGCCGGTGGTGCTGGTGCCGGGATCGAGGGCGTCGGGCTTGCCCGCGGCGTCGTGGTCGGCCGGCGTCACCCCGGCCTTGGCGGCGGCCTCGTCCTCGTCGCGGCGGGTCAGGTGCGGGCGAGCGGTGAGCAGATCGTCGCTACGCGGCATGGGCGTGTCCTCCGTTGGCGCAGCCCAACGCGAACAAGCCCGGACCGGTTCGGTGCCAGGCAGCTCAGCCTATCGTCCGAGTTTGCACGAAGAGATCAGGTTCGTCGCCGTTCGGCTCGCATCCCGCTGCGGGACGGCATCAACACCATCGAGGGGTGTTGGTGCCCAGGAGAGGACTCGAACCTCCACGGCTTGCACCACTGGTACCTGAAACCAGCGCGTCTACCAATTCCGCCACCTGGGCCCGTGGCGCCTCGCAGCGCCGCGGTGGAGGTCGTTTAGAGGGCGGCGGAGCCGGCGTCAACGGGCTTGAGCGGTGCCGCGGCGGGATGCGGGCGAGGCGCCTTCGCGGTTCGGACCGGGCCGTCCGGGCGCCGTCGGCGGATTTCCGCCGACGGCCTTGGGTCGATCGGCGCCTTCCCGCTCAAGCGGCCAGCCCGGTGCGCAGGCATCCTGTTGATGGATATCGGTTAATTTAATTCTTTGGCCTGGCATCCGGCTTGCCATCGCTCCCCCGCTGCCCGCCGACGCCGCCCGCAAGAAGCCGAAAGGCCTGGACGGTCGGGTGGGACATCCATCGGACCCGCGCGTCGCGGGAGAACCAGATCAGGGAGAACGTCCATGACCATGGCTGCACAGGCGGCGATCGGGGTGAGCCCGGCGCCCGCCGAGGCGACCGACCGCCAGAAGATCAGGGCCATCGTCGCCGCCTCGTCCGGCAACCTGGTCGAGTGGTACGACTTCTACGCCTATGCCTTCACGTCGATCTACTTCGCCTCCGCGTTCTTCCCGAGCAGCAGCCCGACCGGCCAGCTGCTCGCCACCGCCGGCATCTTCGCGGTCGGGTTCTTCATGCGGCCGCTCGGCGGCTGGATCTTCGGCCGCATCGCCGACCGGCGCGGCCGCAAGTCCTCGATGGTGTTCTCGGTGCTGCTGATGTGCGCCGGCTCGCTGATGATCGGCATCCTGCCGACCTACGAGACGATCGGCGTGCTGGCCCCCG
The sequence above is drawn from the Methylobacterium terrae genome and encodes:
- a CDS encoding aminotransferase class V-fold PLP-dependent enzyme, with amino-acid sequence MTTIAPLPCQRHLFEVPDDVSYLDAAAWSPLPRAVREAGEAGLLVKSRPWAHPREAVPAQAERARAAAARLVGAAADDVAIVGSVSHAMATAAANLAVAPGGRVLRVADEFPSLCYAFDRLARARDLVVEEVPRPGDGDWTAALLEAIGRPGAPPMAIATLTPSHWTDGGLIDLDRLAPAVHASGAALVIDATQTAGARPVDVGRWRPDFLAFPTYKWTLGPYGLAFLYAAPRRQDGAPIEENAGNRPPAAGARRYDRGELNDPVLLPMAATGLELILSWDPAAVAARLRRLTDRLAEEACGLGLSAAPGHLRVPNVLGLRAPGGLPPGLTDRLREAGVFASERSGALRLSPHAWSDGDDVERCVAALRRVL